DNA from Paratractidigestivibacter faecalis:
TCAAGACCATCGAGCGCGTGGAGGTTCTCCCCTACCACACGCTGGGCGTCTTCAAATGGGACGAGCTGGGCATTCCCTACACCCTGAAGGATGTGGACCCCCCTGCGCCAGAGCGCGTGGAGCACGCCACCAAGATCTTAAGGGGTGAGTTCCAGCAAGCCTAGCCAGCACCACCGGCAACAACGGCTCTACCGGCGTGAACTTCTCGCCGTTTGTTTTTTGATTCAACGTTTGGTCATTGGCGCGCCGCGGCCCGGCTCAGGCCCGGCGCCAGAAAAAGGAGGCATGGCACATGCAGCTTCGCGAAGAGTGGAACGGCTTTACGGGTGGCCACTGGGTGGACGACATCAACGTCCGCGACTTCATCCAGCGCAACTACACCGAGTACACGGGTGACGACTCCTTCCTCGCCGGCCCGACCGACGCCACCGACACCCTGTGGGGCAAGGTCCAGGAGCTCCAGGCCGAGGAGCGCGCCCACAACGGCGTGCTGGAGTGCGAGACCGAGGTCGTCAGCGGCCTGACCGCCTACGGCCCCGGCTACATCGGCGAGGACACCAAGGAGCTCGAGAAGGTCGTCGGCCTGCAGACCGACAAGCCCCTGAAGCGCGCCTTCATGCCCTACGGCGGCATTAAGATGGCCCAGCAGGCGGCCGAGAACTACGGCTTCCACGTGAACGACAAGTTCGACAAGATCTTCAACGAGTACCACAAGACCCACAACCAGGGCGTCTTTGACGCGTACACCCCCGAGATGCGCGCCGCCCGCCACTCCCACGTCATCACCGGCCTGCCCGACACCTACGGCCGCGGCCGCATCGTCGGCGACTACCGCCGCGTTGCCCTCTACGGCATCGACCGCCTCATCGCCGGCAAGAAGGAGGACCTGGCCAACTGCGGTGACCGCACCATGACCGACGCCGTCATCCGTCAGCGCGAGGAGATCACCGAGCAGATCCGCGCCCTGCAGGGCATGAAGAAGATGGCCGAGATCTACGGCTACGACATCTCCAAGCCGGCCACCAACGCCGCCGAGGCCGTCCAGTGGCTCTACTTCGGCTACCTCGCCGCCATCAAGACCCAGAACGGCGCCGCCATGTCCGTGGGCCGCGTCTCCACCTTCCTGGACATCTACATCCAGCGCGACCTCGAGGCCGGCAAGATCACCGAGGCCGAGGCCCAGGAGCTCATCGACCACCTGGTGCTCAAGCTCCGCATGGTCAAGTTCGCTCGTATCCCCTCCTACCAGGCCCTCTTCTCCGGCGACCCCGTGTGGGCCACGCTTGAGGTGGCTGGCCTCGGCCAGGACGGCCGCAGCCTCGTGACCAAGAACGACTTCCGCTTCCTGCACACCCTGGAGAACATGGGTCCGGCCCCCGAGCCCAACCTGACCGTTCTCTACAGCAAGCGCCTGCCGGAGGCCTTCCGCAAGTACGCCGCCAAGATCTCCGTCACCACCTCCTCCATCCAGTACGAGAACGACGACGTCATGCGTCCCGTCTGGGGTGACGACTACAGCATCTGCTGCTGCGTGTCCGC
Protein-coding regions in this window:
- the pflB gene encoding formate C-acetyltransferase; amino-acid sequence: MQLREEWNGFTGGHWVDDINVRDFIQRNYTEYTGDDSFLAGPTDATDTLWGKVQELQAEERAHNGVLECETEVVSGLTAYGPGYIGEDTKELEKVVGLQTDKPLKRAFMPYGGIKMAQQAAENYGFHVNDKFDKIFNEYHKTHNQGVFDAYTPEMRAARHSHVITGLPDTYGRGRIVGDYRRVALYGIDRLIAGKKEDLANCGDRTMTDAVIRQREEITEQIRALQGMKKMAEIYGYDISKPATNAAEAVQWLYFGYLAAIKTQNGAAMSVGRVSTFLDIYIQRDLEAGKITEAEAQELIDHLVLKLRMVKFARIPSYQALFSGDPVWATLEVAGLGQDGRSLVTKNDFRFLHTLENMGPAPEPNLTVLYSKRLPEAFRKYAAKISVTTSSIQYENDDVMRPVWGDDYSICCCVSATETGKEMQFFGARANLAKCLNYAINGGKDEKFMDKQGNHMQVGPEYAPITSEYLDYDEVMHKFDMMMDWLAELYVNILNLIQYMHDKYYYEAAEMALIDTNVRRTFATGIAGFSHVVDSISAMKYAKVKTIRDEQGIVVDYEVEGDFPKYGNDDDRVDDIAVWLLKNFMAKIAKHHTYRDSEPTTSILTITSNVVYGKATGGTPDGRKAFTPFAPGANPAYGAEQSGLLASLNSVAKLPYEYALDGISNTQTINPSALGNDDEQRTNNLVNVLDGYFANGAHHLNVNVFGVEKLKDAMEHPEKPEYANFTIRVSGYAVKFIDLTREQQLDVIARTCHTSM